The Microbulbifer sp. YPW1 genome contains a region encoding:
- a CDS encoding Trm112 family protein yields MMDKKLLSLLVCPVSKAPLEYREESQELVCKASGLAYPVRDGIPVMLESEARQLTADEKLEK; encoded by the coding sequence ATCATGGACAAGAAATTACTGAGCCTGCTGGTCTGTCCGGTCAGCAAGGCCCCGCTCGAGTATCGCGAAGAGTCCCAGGAACTGGTGTGCAAGGCCAGCGGGCTGGCCTATCCGGTACGTGATGGTATCCCGGTGATGCTGGAGTCCGAGGCACGGCAACTGACCGCGGACGAAAAACTGGAAAAGTAG